The genomic stretch TATCCATTTCACCCATTTCCATAGCTGGACATATAAAACATCCGATTCTGTCGAAGCCTTTTTCATACAGTTTATTGTAAGGAGCTTTCTCCTTTAATAAATATATCCAAACGTGTAAAGAACTCCAATGATATATTGGTAAAGCATTTATCTGTTTTTTAATGTAAGTATTTCTATAAATCATTCTTTTTTTTGCTCTACTAAAACTTTCATACTTTCTAATTCCAACAAATGCTAAAACATCATCTTTATAATTTTCTTCAATAAATTTTTTTAAAGGTTCCAATTTACAAATTTTAGAACACCATCTATTATCTCTTGAAGGAATTCCGTATTCTCTAACTTTCTCCCAAAAATCTTCGCCTTTTAATCTTATAATTTTAATATTATAATATTTTTCTACATCTTCAACATTTTTTAAAGTTTCCTCAAACTCTAAGCCAGTATCTATAAACACAACATCAATATTTTTTCCTAATGCTTTTAAAGTTAAAATTAATGTTGCTAAACTGTCCTTTCCGCCAGAAAACGCTACCATAACTGGCTTTTTTAATTTTTTATAGGTATTTTTTATAAATCCAATGGCATTTTTTTCATAGGATTCAATAACTCCTTTATTAGCCTTAACCATTATGTTAAAAGCCTCCTCTAAGTTGTTATAAATCTTTTTAGGTTTATAATTTTCATTTTCATTATCAGATTTAATAAAAAATCGAACCTTAACAACTTTGCCTTTTTCCATCTCTTTAATTTTTTCAGAAGAAACTACAGATAAACCTACACCAACTACTCTGTTATTTTCATCTAATATAATAACATCATCTTTTTCTTCAATATCATTAGTAAATTCAACGATTCCGGGCTTTAAAATAGAACCTTTTCTATTTTTTAAAATATCAACTATATCGTTTTTTATTTTGACTATTTTTTTATATGCTCCCTTTTCCATTAAATCTCTCGCTCCACTTAATTTTAATTTAATTTTCCATTTTTCTTTATTTTCATCAAAGTATAAGATATATTTAACTTCTCCATCAACTATAACTTCATATGCCTCTTCATTTCCGGGCAGTTTATTTAATAAAATTATTTTTCCATTTAATACATTTTTTGCACCAAATTCTTCCTCAATGACTTTGTTTATAAAATCAATATCATACTGAAATCCTAATCTTGGATCTCCTGGAGGTGTTAATTTTACTTCTTTAGCCTCAGAACCACAAACTTCGCAGATTCTACCTAATAAAGGAATATTACAATTATTACACCACTTCACGTGAATCTTTCCAATGTATGTTTTCATAAGTATCACACTTAAAAGAAACTTTTTTATACTTAAATTAATAATAACCAAATAATTATTAAAAAGGTGAGTAGTTATGGACATTACACAATTTATTCCTGACATTGGAGGAGGATTTATTATTGGTTTTGTTGTAGGATGGGCTGCAAAAAAGGCGATAAAAATAGTAGCGTTTTTAATAGGTATCTATATATTAAGCTTACTTTACTTAGCAAAAATAGGAGTTATAAGTATCAATAAAGATGCTTTTTTAGCATTAATTGGAAACTTTGAAAGTTCTTTAATAGTTTTTGGAAATAAACTTGTTGGTTTAATACACTCCCTTTCATTTGGAACTTCATTTTTAATTGGCTTTGGGTTAGGATTTAAAAAAGGTTAATTTTATTGTTTATAAAACTCTTTTTATTGCATTCCAAACTAAATAACTTTGAGGCTTTAAAGTTCCTTCAATTGAATTTAAGAATAATATATTCTTTTTAACTAAATACATATACACTGGAAGTGGAATTTCTCTTTTTGAGATTTCATATTTATTTTTAAACATTTTTAATGCATTAATTATATCCTCTTT from Methanocaldococcus lauensis encodes the following:
- a CDS encoding phosphoadenosine phosphosulfate reductase domain-containing protein, which gives rise to MKTYIGKIHVKWCNNCNIPLLGRICEVCGSEAKEVKLTPPGDPRLGFQYDIDFINKVIEEEFGAKNVLNGKIILLNKLPGNEEAYEVIVDGEVKYILYFDENKEKWKIKLKLSGARDLMEKGAYKKIVKIKNDIVDILKNRKGSILKPGIVEFTNDIEEKDDVIILDENNRVVGVGLSVVSSEKIKEMEKGKVVKVRFFIKSDNENENYKPKKIYNNLEEAFNIMVKANKGVIESYEKNAIGFIKNTYKKLKKPVMVAFSGGKDSLATLILTLKALGKNIDVVFIDTGLEFEETLKNVEDVEKYYNIKIIRLKGEDFWEKVREYGIPSRDNRWCSKICKLEPLKKFIEENYKDDVLAFVGIRKYESFSRAKKRMIYRNTYIKKQINALPIYHWSSLHVWIYLLKEKAPYNKLYEKGFDRIGCFICPAMEMGEMDKIKKEFPELWVKWENILKEFAKKNNLGEEWIKKGLWRWKYKMVN
- a CDS encoding FUN14 domain-containing protein — encoded protein: MDITQFIPDIGGGFIIGFVVGWAAKKAIKIVAFLIGIYILSLLYLAKIGVISINKDAFLALIGNFESSLIVFGNKLVGLIHSLSFGTSFLIGFGLGFKKG